A segment of the Bdellovibrio bacteriovorus genome:
GTCTTTGGAAGTTGGCGCCACCATGCCCACGCGATAGTTCATGGACAGGCGTTTACCCACCTCGAACGGTGTTCGGTTCACACTGAAAGTGGTGTTGCTGAAAGAATCGTTTTGGGAGTCTTTCAAGTCCTGCGCATAACCACCCTGAACGCGGGCGGTGAAAGTGTTGTTCAGTTTAAGGTTGAAGCGGGCCATATAGTCCATGGATTCCCCACGGGTGCCGTCTTGATAGTCGATCATATTGGTGGAATAGCTGGAATTGATAAAACCACTCCAGCGGCGGCCGTCCTTTTTCGGGGCTTGCATCACGGATGTTGCTGATGTCACAGAAGCATTGTTGGCAAGCGCGGGCGCTGCCATCAGAGCACTGATCAGAAATCCAAGAACAGGACGAATAGCAAAAGACATAGGCCACCTCAGAACCATTACAACTGCGAATCGGGTGCCATTGAAATCCGACCTGAGCTGCAATAAGACCCTAGTTGACTGTCCAAGGTTTGGTCACCGGGCCAATTCCGGCTTCCTTAAGCTTACGCACAGGGCATTGACAGAAAAGCCCCGGCTCGTAAGGATGTTGGGCGTGTCTACAAAAACTCGCGACCATATCATGATTTATTCCGACGGAGCTTGCTCCGGCAATCCCGGCCCTGGGGGCTGGGGCAGTGTGATTCTTTACCCTGACAATCAGGTGCAGGAGCTGGGGGATGGTGAAAAATCCACCACCAACAACCGCATGGAGATGACGGCCGCCCTTGAGGCCTTGAAGGCCGTAGCGCACTTCAAGGTGCCAGTGCGTTTTTATACGGACTCCACCTATCTGATTCGTGGGATCACCCAGTGGGTGCATGGTTGGCGTCGTCGCGGCTGGAAAACTGCTGAAGGTGGCGAAGTTTCCAATCAGGATATCTGGGAAGAGCTGTCCCATGTCGTTGCTGCCCGTGGGGCACAAGGCAAGATCGAATGGCACTATTCCCGCGGTCACGTGGGAATACCTGGGAATGAGCGCTGCGACCGTATTGCGGTGGCGTTTTCCAAGAACGACTATGTGTCTTTGTACTCTGGGAGTTTGGATCAATATCCCTACGATCTGTTGCAGGTTCCTGCTGACACCAGCCTTCCAGAAATGAAGGGCCCTGGTGAAAAGAAGAAAGAAGCCTTTAGTTACCTGAGCAACCTGGGGGGCTTGGTTTACCGTCATCGCAACTGGCCTTCTTGTCAGAAGCGCGTGAGTGGGCAGTCCGGAGCGAAGTTTAAAAAAGCCACCTCGGCCGCTGAAGAAATCGAGATTCTGAAGTCCTGGGGTTTAAGTCCCAGCACAGTTATCAAGGAAGGATAAGCACCTATGGAAATCACCAACCGTCATGTCCTGATCACCGGAGCCAGTCGTGGAATCGGTCGTGCCTTTGCAAAAATCTGTGCCGAAGACAAAGCCCATTTGCATCTGGTGCTCAGAAAAAAAGACGACGAAGTGATCAAGGAATTTGACTCCCTGGGTGCCAAGTCCGTGAACATCTGGGAAGCAGACCTGTCGACCCGTGAAGGCGTTGAGCATCTGCTGGAGCAAATCAAAGATGTACCGGTGGATATCCTTTTCAACAATGCCGGTGTATTGACCGGTGGTCTGATTGAAGAACAGCCGATCAATGACGTATACAAGATGCTGCAGGTGAATGTGAATGCGCTGGTGCATCTGACCCAAGGGGTGCTGCCAGGCATGCTGAAAAGAAAACGCGGAAAGATCATCAATAATTCCAGCGTCTCTGCGTATATGAACTTCCCGTGCGCTTCGACCTATGCAGCAAGCAAGGCGGCCGTGATGGCTTTCACCAACTGCATCCGTCTGGAGCTGAAAGACACCGGCGTCAGCACGTTGCTGCTGATCACCCCGGGAATCAAAACCCGCATGTTTGATGAAATCGAAACTTTGTATTCCAAAAACTTTGTGATTCCATCGGAATCAATGACTCCGGGGAAGTATGCCGAAGTCATCCGCGAAGCGGTTTTGCATGATCTGGAAGTGGTGGAGCCATCCGGTTTGACGGGGGTGGGCTTGAAGATCGCAAAGCTTGCGAAGCCCCTGTTTGAAATGGAAGTCATGCGCCGGTTCAAGCGCTCTTAAAACTAAAAAGCCCG
Coding sequences within it:
- the rnhA gene encoding ribonuclease HI, giving the protein MLGVSTKTRDHIMIYSDGACSGNPGPGGWGSVILYPDNQVQELGDGEKSTTNNRMEMTAALEALKAVAHFKVPVRFYTDSTYLIRGITQWVHGWRRRGWKTAEGGEVSNQDIWEELSHVVAARGAQGKIEWHYSRGHVGIPGNERCDRIAVAFSKNDYVSLYSGSLDQYPYDLLQVPADTSLPEMKGPGEKKKEAFSYLSNLGGLVYRHRNWPSCQKRVSGQSGAKFKKATSAAEEIEILKSWGLSPSTVIKEG
- a CDS encoding SDR family NAD(P)-dependent oxidoreductase; the encoded protein is MEITNRHVLITGASRGIGRAFAKICAEDKAHLHLVLRKKDDEVIKEFDSLGAKSVNIWEADLSTREGVEHLLEQIKDVPVDILFNNAGVLTGGLIEEQPINDVYKMLQVNVNALVHLTQGVLPGMLKRKRGKIINNSSVSAYMNFPCASTYAASKAAVMAFTNCIRLELKDTGVSTLLLITPGIKTRMFDEIETLYSKNFVIPSESMTPGKYAEVIREAVLHDLEVVEPSGLTGVGLKIAKLAKPLFEMEVMRRFKRS